A genomic stretch from Congzhengia minquanensis includes:
- a CDS encoding type II toxin-antitoxin system RelB/DinJ family antitoxin, translating to MAKGNMTIRMEPELKAQAAALFKSLGMDLSTATGIFYRQALRCHGLPFEVKVDEPNAVTYAAMEAAEKGEDMYGPFDSVADLMEALNA from the coding sequence ATGGCTAAAGGAAATATGACGATAAGAATGGAGCCGGAGCTGAAAGCACAGGCGGCAGCTCTCTTTAAGTCCCTCGGAATGGATTTGAGTACGGCAACGGGTATTTTTTATCGACAGGCACTTAGGTGTCATGGACTTCCCTTTGAAGTCAAGGTTGACGAGCCGAATGCTGTTACCTATGCGGCGATGGAGGCGGCAGAAAAGGGAGAGGATATGTATGGTCCGTTTGATAGCGTTGCAGATCTGATGGAGGCGCTGAATGCTTAA